A window of Thermanaerothrix sp. contains these coding sequences:
- a CDS encoding protein-glutamate O-methyltransferase CheR produces MLSKISATEATEHFTRKGLFAISIDERPYPAPPEYETFKKKVQDLTGVDLNAYKYQIHRRVHMLMQRWGVRSYDEYFNMMASREDKLREFLDYLTINVSEFFRNPARWWDLRDKVLPSIFSETGQKKVKLWSAGCATGEEPYSLAILSIETGVINPQPVLASDIDRGAIAIAQRGIYQKRQLLNAPPDWLKKYFIEIDSNTVQIKQEVKDRVVFKQQNLIKDQFDKNFDVILCRNVVIYFSPETKSLLYRKFFEALRPGGYLMTGSTEQIFDYKNIGFESAGPFLYRRPL; encoded by the coding sequence ATGCTAAGTAAAATATCCGCAACGGAGGCCACAGAACACTTCACAAGAAAGGGGTTGTTCGCCATATCTATCGACGAAAGACCTTATCCTGCCCCTCCAGAGTATGAAACCTTCAAGAAAAAGGTTCAAGATCTAACCGGCGTTGACTTGAATGCTTACAAATATCAGATCCACCGACGGGTTCATATGCTTATGCAACGGTGGGGGGTCAGATCGTACGACGAATATTTCAACATGATGGCCTCCAGGGAAGATAAGCTCAGGGAATTTCTGGACTACTTAACCATCAACGTATCGGAGTTCTTCAGAAATCCAGCCAGATGGTGGGATCTTAGGGACAAGGTTCTACCATCGATATTCAGTGAAACGGGGCAAAAAAAGGTTAAACTCTGGAGCGCTGGATGCGCCACAGGGGAAGAGCCATATTCCCTAGCAATTCTTTCCATTGAGACAGGAGTCATAAACCCACAGCCGGTCTTGGCCAGCGACATCGATCGGGGAGCTATAGCCATAGCTCAGAGGGGGATATATCAAAAACGACAGCTCCTGAACGCCCCTCCCGATTGGCTGAAAAAATACTTTATCGAAATAGATTCAAACACCGTTCAGATCAAACAGGAGGTAAAGGACAGGGTAGTCTTCAAACAGCAGAACCTCATAAAGGATCAGTTCGACAAGAACTTCGACGTCATCCTCTGTAGGAACGTGGTGATATATTTCTCCCCGGAGACGAAGAGCCTCCTATACAGGAAGTTCTTTGAGGCTCTTCGTCCCGGTGGCTATCTGATGACAGGGTCTACCGAGCAGATCTTCGATTACAAGAACATTGGCTTCGAATCCGCAGGGCCATTCCTTTACCGCAGACCCTTGTAG
- the murD gene encoding UDP-N-acetylmuramoyl-L-alanine--D-glutamate ligase, which yields MKGLSSHWAGKAVTIIGGGLSGVALARLAKEAGARVFLSDSAKIKEGWLSEVKDMGIAFEEGGHTERLFDADALVLSSGIAPSSPVLSHARDRGIPIIGELDFVAPFLNAPVIAVTGSNGKTTTTGMLGHIFASLGVRGIIAGNIGNPIARVPLDFSDSQVVAAEVSSFQLFWCSRAAFAGSVITNIAPDHIDWHGSFENYVASKRRAMERTMPSGFSVIQRSDVDVLRASDFSHRMLTLAWGDGLEDGSLEDGSIYLDDEAKEAKMILEGGAIRLFRFEQIKLLGKHNLENAAMALASVTMFLRRPVSGDEAGMSTFKSPPHRCEPVGVVNGVVFVDDSKGTNVAATVTALKSLKCPGKGRKIILLGGRGKGETYDLLAKAVLEECSYAVLYGEEGMAIGDALSGAGFSKWTYVADLEDAVKKAYEVAKPDDMVLLSPACTSWDQYSSYKERGDHFKRLVASLV from the coding sequence TTGAAGGGTCTTAGCAGTCATTGGGCGGGAAAAGCCGTAACCATAATAGGAGGCGGGCTGAGCGGGGTAGCCTTGGCGAGGCTCGCCAAAGAGGCGGGTGCAAGGGTTTTCCTTTCTGATTCCGCCAAGATAAAGGAAGGCTGGCTGTCTGAGGTCAAGGACATGGGTATCGCATTTGAGGAGGGAGGGCACACCGAGAGACTTTTTGATGCCGATGCGTTGGTCTTAAGTTCAGGGATAGCCCCCTCTTCACCGGTGCTTTCCCATGCCAGGGACAGGGGGATCCCTATAATTGGAGAGCTGGACTTTGTGGCCCCATTTTTGAATGCCCCGGTTATCGCGGTAACAGGTAGCAACGGGAAGACCACCACCACCGGCATGTTGGGGCACATATTTGCCTCGTTGGGCGTTAGGGGGATCATCGCGGGCAACATAGGCAATCCGATTGCGAGGGTCCCCTTAGACTTCTCCGATTCCCAGGTTGTGGCTGCAGAGGTGAGCAGTTTTCAGCTCTTCTGGTGCTCCAGGGCTGCTTTTGCAGGAAGCGTGATAACAAACATAGCGCCGGATCACATAGATTGGCACGGGTCATTTGAAAATTACGTGGCATCCAAGAGAAGGGCCATGGAGAGGACCATGCCCTCCGGTTTCTCCGTGATACAGCGTTCGGATGTGGATGTATTGAGGGCATCGGATTTTTCGCATAGGATGCTGACCTTGGCATGGGGCGACGGCCTTGAGGATGGAAGCCTTGAGGATGGAAGCATATATTTGGATGATGAGGCCAAGGAAGCCAAGATGATCCTTGAGGGTGGCGCAATAAGGCTTTTCCGGTTTGAACAAATTAAGCTGCTGGGCAAGCACAATCTTGAGAACGCTGCCATGGCTTTGGCCTCTGTTACGATGTTCCTGCGACGTCCTGTATCTGGAGACGAGGCAGGCATGTCTACCTTTAAATCTCCACCCCATCGTTGTGAACCCGTAGGGGTGGTTAATGGCGTTGTATTTGTGGATGACTCTAAGGGTACGAACGTGGCTGCCACTGTTACTGCTCTAAAGAGTTTAAAGTGCCCTGGCAAAGGAAGGAAGATAATACTCCTCGGCGGCCGCGGCAAGGGGGAAACTTATGATCTGCTTGCCAAGGCGGTTTTGGAAGAGTGTTCTTATGCGGTTTTATATGGAGAGGAGGGCATGGCCATTGGAGATGCTCTCTCTGGGGCAGGTTTCTCCAAATGGACATATGTTGCCGACCTGGAGGACGCGGTAAAAAAAGCCTATGAGGTGGCAAAACCCGATGACATGGTGCTCCTCTCTCCCGCATGCACCAGCTGGGATCAATATTCAAGCTACAAGGAGCGTGGAGATCATTTTAAGCGTTTGGTGGCATCCCTTGTTTAG
- the rsmH gene encoding 16S rRNA (cytosine(1402)-N(4))-methyltransferase RsmH, translating to MMLNEVLSMLSPFEDVELVVDGTLGAGGHTMAILENCPNAFVLGIDQDESILAIAKDRLSVFKDRVRFALGNFRDIKSILSESGFDSAQVFLFDLGISSLQVDSPERGFSFNYNGPLDMRMDMGRVCSSLTAADIVNTWSPAELTMLFRRYGEDPFAFQVARGICRRREKDGPIRTCEELVEVIRSAIPAPAQRKMKGHPARRIFQALRIQVNDEMGALENLLDQLPQITRRGGKVIFITYHSLEDRMVKRSMRSWLEAGLGRPVNSKPLVPSEEELEVNRRSRSAKVRCFTFAS from the coding sequence GTGATGTTAAACGAGGTGCTTTCTATGCTCAGCCCCTTTGAGGATGTGGAGCTGGTGGTGGATGGAACTTTAGGGGCTGGGGGGCATACTATGGCCATACTGGAGAACTGCCCCAACGCTTTTGTGCTTGGCATAGATCAGGATGAGTCCATATTGGCCATAGCTAAGGATAGGCTGTCTGTTTTCAAGGATAGGGTTCGTTTTGCGTTGGGCAACTTTCGCGATATAAAGTCCATACTTTCAGAGTCTGGCTTCGATAGCGCGCAAGTTTTCCTCTTTGACCTGGGCATATCTTCGCTTCAGGTGGATTCTCCGGAAAGGGGGTTTTCTTTTAATTACAACGGGCCCCTTGACATGAGGATGGATATGGGGAGGGTTTGTTCTTCCCTGACTGCGGCTGACATTGTCAACACATGGTCTCCGGCGGAGTTGACCATGCTCTTTAGGCGCTATGGCGAAGATCCCTTTGCTTTTCAGGTGGCCAGAGGCATATGCAGGCGCAGGGAGAAGGACGGCCCCATAAGGACCTGCGAGGAGCTGGTGGAGGTCATAAGATCCGCCATCCCGGCCCCAGCTCAGAGGAAGATGAAGGGGCATCCGGCCAGACGTATATTCCAGGCCCTGCGGATTCAGGTTAACGATGAGATGGGTGCCCTTGAAAACCTGCTTGATCAGCTTCCTCAGATAACGAGACGGGGGGGCAAGGTAATCTTTATAACCTACCATTCCCTGGAGGACAGGATGGTCAAGCGTAGCATGAGGAGCTGGCTTGAGGCGGGATTGGGAAGGCCCGTGAACTCCAAGCCGCTTGTGCCGTCGGAAGAGGAGTTGGAGGTTAACCGCAGGTCTAGGAGCGCAAAGGTAAGGTGTTTTACGTTCGCATCTTAA
- the mraY gene encoding phospho-N-acetylmuramoyl-pentapeptide-transferase: protein MNGEGALSFRDASIAVLLLVFILTFLSQVFSQELWVRFMVHLKIKQNVKEYGPEGHVAKVGTPSMGGVVFPLCAVPLLYLYGRDIWNLFSLPLLAAAVGYLDDHAKVIRRSGDGLSSLQKLGLQVALSIPWCAWVSMTEGIYLWPGMRVAEYFAIPLLLFLSVGIQNAVNVTDGLDGLAAGTMAISVLGFTPFLLGNPMGLAFAVALLAVCLAFLWHNSYPARVFMGDGGAHFLAGALLVLGVISGRLWLLLPMGFLFGVEIFSVAIQIVAIRGFGRKVFKMSPIHHHFELIGWPETRIVARFWLTHILGMVLLLVIAAALGEAF, encoded by the coding sequence ATGAACGGTGAAGGAGCGTTGTCGTTCAGAGATGCGTCCATAGCGGTCCTTTTGTTGGTCTTCATCTTGACCTTCCTTTCCCAGGTGTTTTCCCAAGAGCTCTGGGTGAGGTTTATGGTGCATCTTAAGATAAAGCAGAACGTCAAGGAATATGGTCCAGAGGGACATGTGGCAAAGGTGGGGACTCCTTCTATGGGTGGGGTGGTGTTCCCACTTTGCGCCGTTCCCCTTTTGTATTTATATGGGAGGGATATTTGGAATTTGTTCTCCCTACCCCTTCTTGCTGCGGCGGTTGGCTACTTGGATGACCACGCTAAGGTGATAAGAAGGTCCGGGGACGGTCTTTCCAGCCTTCAAAAGCTTGGGCTGCAGGTGGCCCTGTCCATTCCCTGGTGTGCCTGGGTATCCATGACGGAAGGGATTTACCTTTGGCCTGGGATGAGGGTTGCGGAGTATTTTGCCATCCCGTTGCTTCTTTTCTTGAGTGTAGGCATTCAGAATGCGGTTAACGTTACCGATGGCCTGGACGGGCTTGCGGCGGGGACCATGGCTATATCGGTGCTGGGTTTTACGCCGTTTTTATTGGGTAACCCCATGGGACTTGCCTTTGCGGTTGCGTTGCTCGCTGTTTGTCTTGCCTTTCTTTGGCACAACTCTTACCCCGCCCGGGTCTTCATGGGAGATGGGGGGGCTCACTTCCTAGCAGGAGCTCTCTTGGTGTTGGGGGTCATATCAGGCAGACTGTGGCTTTTGTTGCCGATGGGGTTTCTCTTTGGGGTTGAGATTTTTTCTGTGGCAATTCAGATAGTCGCGATAAGAGGGTTTGGCCGGAAGGTCTTCAAGATGAGCCCTATTCACCACCACTTTGAGTTGATTGGATGGCCCGAGACCAGGATAGTGGCCAGGTTTTGGTTGACCCATATATTGGGTATGGTGCTTTTGCTGGTGATCGCTGCTGCTTTGGGGGAGGCGTTTTGA
- a CDS encoding gamma carbonic anhydrase family protein encodes MNAQNLLPFDGVMPEVDEDSFVAPTACLIGKVKVGKGASVWHHAVLRGDLNRIEIGDRSNIQDGCIVHVTDQLPVVVEEDVTVGHGAILHGCTIKRGCLIAMRATVLDGAVVGEGSVIAAGAIVPEGAQIPPGSVVMGIPGKVVREVREKDREKLAFLSSSYVELSSRYKGLR; translated from the coding sequence ATGAACGCTCAGAATCTGTTGCCCTTTGATGGGGTAATGCCGGAGGTGGACGAGGATTCCTTTGTGGCTCCCACTGCGTGTCTTATAGGGAAGGTTAAGGTTGGCAAGGGGGCCAGCGTATGGCATCATGCGGTTTTAAGGGGTGACCTTAACCGCATAGAGATAGGGGACAGGTCTAACATACAGGACGGTTGTATAGTTCATGTAACCGATCAACTGCCCGTGGTGGTTGAAGAGGACGTTACGGTGGGCCATGGTGCCATACTGCATGGCTGTACCATAAAGAGGGGTTGTCTGATAGCCATGCGGGCCACTGTTTTGGATGGTGCTGTGGTTGGTGAAGGTTCTGTCATAGCTGCAGGGGCCATAGTCCCAGAGGGGGCTCAGATTCCGCCTGGCAGCGTGGTAATGGGTATTCCCGGCAAGGTGGTAAGGGAGGTAAGGGAGAAGGACAGGGAGAAACTGGCATTCCTGTCCTCCTCCTACGTGGAACTATCTTCCCGCTACAAGGGTCTGCGGTAA
- a CDS encoding V-type ATP synthase subunit D, whose product MAKALNVNPNRMELSRLKKRLVVAKRGHKLLKDKQDALIKEFLQRARDLKNLREEVEGELRVCYQSFLLARSQSLPSLLEQALLLSSGGLGVEEKRKNVMSVSIPLYTLSERAVGLTYGLLTSSGSLDVTLEKFESLLPKLVRLAAEEKALRLMAKEIEKTRRRVNALEYVLIPSFIETIKNISMKLDEMERATLGRLMRIKEIVRSH is encoded by the coding sequence ATGGCCAAGGCTTTAAACGTAAACCCCAACCGGATGGAGCTCTCCAGGCTGAAAAAACGCCTGGTGGTGGCCAAAAGAGGGCATAAGCTGCTTAAGGATAAACAGGATGCCCTTATAAAGGAGTTCCTTCAGAGGGCGAGGGATCTCAAAAACCTCCGGGAGGAGGTTGAGGGGGAACTGAGGGTTTGCTACCAGAGCTTCCTCCTGGCAAGGTCTCAATCCCTTCCGTCCTTGCTGGAGCAGGCCCTTTTGTTATCCAGTGGTGGGCTGGGGGTTGAAGAGAAAAGGAAGAACGTTATGAGCGTGAGCATACCGCTATACACTCTCTCTGAGCGTGCGGTGGGGCTTACCTACGGTCTTCTAACCTCTTCTGGAAGCTTGGATGTTACCCTGGAGAAGTTCGAGTCCCTGCTGCCTAAACTGGTTCGATTGGCCGCTGAGGAGAAGGCTTTACGGCTCATGGCCAAGGAGATAGAAAAGACCAGGCGGCGGGTGAACGCACTGGAGTACGTCCTGATCCCCAGCTTCATAGAGACCATAAAGAACATATCCATGAAGTTGGATGAGATGGAGAGGGCTACCCTGGGGCGGCTTATGAGGATCAAGGAGATAGTGCGATCCCACTAA
- a CDS encoding UDP-N-acetylmuramoyl-L-alanyl-D-glutamate--2,6-diaminopimelate ligase → MEVRDVVSDTYSVRDGSIFVCVRGSKHDGHGFAKDAVRSGAVALCVKNPVEDVQVPQVVSSNPRSFMGRLGAVLYGWPSKQIKMIGVTGTNGKTTTTYMIRSIFDAAGIKTGLLGTIFYCDGISFEYADRTTPEGSGIQMFLKRMRDNGCGACVMEASSHGLEQGRLEGCLFDGAVFTNLTPEHLDFHGSIDSYFDAKRKLFRHYMKDGWVGASNASDPWGKRLLDEYGGNMVGYAVIGGQELPQVGAWCGRVMSYGLDGMTLDVFDPQGKVFVQKLSVPLIGEYNAENAMGAIALCASMGIDPSSIRDGIASMPQVPGRLETYRFPNRVVAVIDYAHTPDGLEKVLTALRKVCVGKLWAVFGHGGERSREHRPKLGGVASSLADRVVITMDNPRSEDPEEIARQIESGMASPREGFAHWVIINRSEAIRFAMDNAAPGDLVAITGKGPERFLIFADRKEPFEDRLEVINWGRKHFSPLEWNV, encoded by the coding sequence TTGGAAGTACGCGATGTGGTGTCGGACACCTACAGCGTAAGAGATGGGTCTATATTTGTTTGCGTAAGAGGCAGCAAGCATGACGGTCACGGGTTTGCGAAGGACGCAGTAAGATCAGGAGCGGTGGCGTTATGTGTGAAAAACCCCGTTGAAGATGTACAAGTCCCCCAGGTGGTTTCTTCAAACCCAAGGTCCTTCATGGGTAGGCTGGGGGCCGTGTTGTACGGTTGGCCCTCTAAGCAGATCAAGATGATCGGAGTGACAGGCACCAACGGGAAAACCACCACCACGTACATGATAAGGTCGATATTCGATGCGGCAGGCATAAAAACTGGCCTCTTGGGAACCATATTTTACTGTGATGGCATCTCATTTGAATATGCCGATAGGACAACTCCTGAGGGCAGCGGCATCCAGATGTTCCTTAAAAGGATGAGGGATAACGGTTGCGGCGCCTGCGTTATGGAGGCCTCCTCCCATGGGCTGGAGCAGGGGAGGCTGGAGGGGTGCCTTTTTGATGGGGCGGTTTTTACAAACCTTACCCCTGAGCACCTGGACTTTCACGGAAGTATAGACTCTTATTTCGATGCGAAGAGGAAGCTTTTCCGCCATTACATGAAAGATGGCTGGGTGGGGGCTTCGAATGCATCCGATCCGTGGGGCAAGCGGCTTCTAGACGAGTATGGCGGCAACATGGTGGGTTATGCCGTGATAGGGGGACAAGAGCTTCCTCAGGTTGGTGCTTGGTGCGGCCGGGTGATGTCCTATGGCCTTGATGGCATGACGTTGGATGTCTTTGATCCCCAGGGAAAGGTGTTCGTTCAAAAGCTTTCCGTGCCCCTTATAGGGGAGTACAACGCCGAGAATGCCATGGGGGCTATCGCCCTTTGCGCCTCCATGGGCATAGATCCTTCCTCTATAAGAGATGGCATTGCATCAATGCCTCAGGTGCCTGGCAGATTGGAGACCTACCGGTTCCCTAATAGGGTGGTGGCGGTGATTGATTACGCCCATACGCCGGATGGTTTGGAGAAGGTTTTGACAGCCCTTAGGAAGGTCTGTGTCGGGAAACTCTGGGCGGTATTTGGTCACGGGGGTGAGAGGAGCAGGGAACATAGGCCCAAACTGGGAGGAGTTGCCTCTTCCTTGGCTGACAGGGTGGTTATCACTATGGACAATCCAAGGAGCGAGGATCCCGAGGAGATAGCGCGACAGATAGAATCTGGAATGGCAAGCCCAAGGGAAGGATTTGCCCATTGGGTTATAATAAACCGTTCGGAGGCCATACGGTTTGCCATGGATAACGCCGCTCCTGGTGATTTGGTGGCCATAACCGGCAAGGGGCCGGAGAGGTTCCTGATCTTTGCGGATCGTAAGGAGCCCTTCGAAGATCGGTTGGAAGTGATTAATTGGGGAAGGAAGCACTTTAGCCCCCTGGAGTGGAATGTTTAA
- the mraZ gene encoding division/cell wall cluster transcriptional repressor MraZ: protein MGTYDHRMDSKGRLVLPSRFRDELGDRLIATVGIDSCVSVYGLQGWRSFFERLSSLSSAKAGCRDVKRLLMASAVEIEVDPMGRVLIPSFLREHASLNREISVIGVGDHVEIWDRDLWGARRSQIISELPAIVEGVEGL, encoded by the coding sequence GTGGGGACCTATGATCACCGGATGGATTCAAAAGGGCGTCTTGTCCTTCCCTCCAGGTTCAGAGATGAACTTGGGGATCGTCTTATTGCCACGGTGGGAATAGATTCCTGCGTATCTGTGTATGGGCTTCAGGGTTGGAGATCGTTTTTTGAAAGGCTTAGCTCCCTATCGTCTGCCAAGGCGGGTTGCAGGGATGTAAAAAGGCTTCTTATGGCTTCTGCTGTGGAAATAGAAGTGGATCCAATGGGGCGGGTGCTTATACCTTCCTTTCTTAGGGAACACGCTTCGCTGAACAGGGAGATATCTGTAATAGGAGTTGGGGATCACGTGGAGATTTGGGATAGAGACTTATGGGGAGCCAGGAGGTCGCAAATAATATCGGAGCTTCCCGCCATAGTGGAAGGGGTTGAAGGGCTTTAA
- a CDS encoding penicillin-binding protein 2 has product MPKSSRSGYPRRHSQWIALAAAFLVVAVNLVRVHLFPDPRVSSQASKQYWAQVPISTSRGGIFDRNGIPLALSVPSESFFIDPLYWDPANASMLNGLVDQKDLVRFQRSLQGRFVWVRRKVDQSLAHAYLSKEIPGLFPIRESARVYPHGHLGAHVLGFCDVDDNGLAGIERAWNNILFSPQQTRLLARDAKGKLLDIVGNSSDEDYVGAGNIYLSIDSRIQQILEENLMVGVKDANAAWGAAVCMDPNDGSIIGLASYPTFDPNDRGSFSNQEALRNNVISRVYEPGSTFKPLVMGLAMEEGLVSVADRFSCSGSVKIADHIIRDVKRGGHGIEDPQKILVNSCNVGMALIGVRFHVFRFYQGLRSLGFGQRTGIDLAGEEAGLMQPPERWLGVVPANVAIGQGVGVTPIQLVSAIAAIANGGHLLKPYVVREVRDDKGNVIYRGKSTPKSAVFSPGVAAYLRESMREVVKSGTGKGADTPLEAVAGKTGTAQVAAGGTYTKGRYVASFVGFWPYRKPKYVLLVVIGEPKGGRFYGGELAAPVFKNIVEAISLLPKDKNSR; this is encoded by the coding sequence ATGCCCAAGAGTAGCAGATCCGGATACCCCAGGCGGCACAGCCAGTGGATAGCTCTGGCGGCCGCCTTTCTGGTGGTGGCGGTTAACCTGGTTAGGGTTCATCTGTTTCCGGACCCTAGAGTTTCGTCTCAAGCTTCAAAACAATATTGGGCTCAGGTGCCAATAAGCACTTCCAGGGGTGGGATATTCGATAGGAATGGCATCCCGCTGGCCCTTTCTGTCCCATCTGAGAGTTTCTTTATAGACCCGCTCTATTGGGATCCTGCCAACGCGTCCATGCTTAATGGGCTGGTGGATCAGAAGGACCTTGTTCGTTTCCAGCGATCTCTTCAGGGGAGGTTCGTATGGGTTAGGCGAAAGGTGGATCAATCGTTGGCCCATGCGTATCTTTCCAAGGAAATTCCTGGGCTTTTTCCCATAAGGGAGAGCGCCAGGGTATATCCTCATGGGCACCTTGGAGCTCATGTGTTAGGTTTCTGCGATGTTGATGATAACGGGCTGGCGGGGATAGAGAGGGCTTGGAACAACATCTTGTTTTCTCCCCAGCAGACTCGGCTGCTTGCCAGGGATGCCAAGGGCAAGCTTCTGGACATAGTGGGAAACAGCTCCGACGAAGACTACGTTGGGGCGGGAAACATATATCTTTCGATAGATTCAAGGATACAGCAGATACTAGAGGAAAATCTGATGGTGGGAGTTAAAGATGCAAACGCTGCCTGGGGAGCTGCAGTTTGTATGGATCCTAACGATGGCTCAATAATTGGTTTGGCCAGTTACCCCACGTTTGATCCCAATGACAGGGGGTCATTTTCCAACCAGGAGGCTTTGCGCAACAACGTTATATCCAGGGTCTATGAGCCTGGGTCAACCTTTAAGCCTTTAGTTATGGGCCTTGCCATGGAGGAGGGGTTGGTAAGCGTTGCTGACAGGTTTTCTTGCTCCGGTAGCGTTAAGATAGCTGACCATATTATAAGGGACGTCAAGAGGGGTGGACATGGCATAGAGGATCCACAAAAGATATTGGTCAACTCATGTAACGTTGGTATGGCGCTGATAGGGGTTAGGTTTCACGTGTTCCGATTTTACCAGGGCCTTAGGTCCTTGGGCTTTGGTCAGAGAACCGGGATAGATTTAGCTGGCGAGGAGGCGGGGCTTATGCAACCCCCTGAGAGGTGGCTAGGGGTTGTTCCTGCAAACGTGGCCATAGGCCAGGGGGTAGGGGTTACCCCAATCCAGCTTGTTTCCGCCATAGCCGCCATTGCCAACGGGGGTCACCTGCTTAAGCCTTACGTGGTAAGAGAGGTTAGGGATGACAAGGGAAATGTGATATACCGGGGCAAGAGCACTCCAAAATCCGCCGTGTTCTCCCCCGGGGTTGCCGCTTACCTTAGGGAGAGCATGAGGGAAGTCGTCAAGTCCGGTACTGGCAAGGGGGCTGATACCCCCCTTGAAGCGGTGGCAGGGAAGACCGGAACTGCTCAGGTAGCTGCAGGAGGTACATATACAAAGGGGCGCTATGTGGCGTCCTTCGTCGGTTTTTGGCCCTATAGGAAACCCAAATACGTATTGCTGGTGGTAATAGGAGAACCCAAAGGAGGGCGATTCTACGGAGGGGAACTTGCAGCTCCGGTTTTTAAGAACATAGTTGAGGCCATATCCCTCCTACCAAAAGATAAAAACTCAAGGTGA
- a CDS encoding UDP-N-acetylmuramoyl-tripeptide--D-alanyl-D-alanine ligase yields the protein MSAEDFLTLGDVVRLSGGTLVGADGPLPRGISIDSRDVSRGDLFVAIEGNRTDGHGYVSQAFQRGAACALVKRSKLDSLEVPVGCSVVAVDDTEKALALAAREWLDRVSPRVMGVTGSVGKTTTREVLLAAMRGVGTVHSAPKSYNTMIGSSLTVLSMPKGCRFLVLEYGTSSFGEISSLVSVFPPNDMIITEVRPAHLEGLGSIEGVLKAKLEILESSRGEFLSYNADNDLLWNALADQGGGMGGLETLSVGVVRGDVRIEHREVLWSPEGPRLFMVASHGGARVEISSGLWLLHNAYSLAFAWIMARRNGGEVSFLEAARCLAPFPGRGNVVRTSDGGWMIDESYNANPASMGAAIDNLMELAQKGGLRPQAVLGGMLELGMESDHWHAVIVDKLRALKGIQKLVLVGKEWPRSGLPDFAVLVDGLDDVLELPLDLGEDTITLIKGSRGYGLDGFVKVNSKGLCDER from the coding sequence ATGTCCGCTGAGGATTTTCTTACCCTTGGAGATGTAGTGAGGCTATCTGGAGGAACCCTGGTGGGGGCTGATGGACCTCTACCCAGAGGTATTTCAATTGACAGCAGGGATGTGAGCAGGGGAGATTTATTCGTTGCAATCGAAGGGAATAGAACCGATGGGCATGGCTATGTGTCTCAGGCGTTTCAGCGTGGGGCGGCGTGTGCTCTGGTGAAGCGGTCAAAGCTTGATAGCCTGGAAGTTCCCGTGGGATGCAGCGTAGTTGCGGTTGATGATACCGAGAAGGCTTTGGCCCTTGCAGCCAGGGAGTGGCTTGACAGGGTATCCCCAAGGGTCATGGGGGTCACTGGATCGGTTGGCAAGACCACCACCCGGGAGGTACTGTTGGCCGCAATGAGGGGTGTAGGGACTGTGCACAGTGCTCCCAAGAGCTACAACACCATGATAGGGTCGTCCCTGACCGTTTTATCCATGCCCAAGGGGTGCAGATTCCTGGTCCTTGAGTACGGCACCAGTAGTTTTGGAGAGATATCCTCCCTTGTCAGTGTGTTCCCCCCTAACGACATGATAATAACGGAGGTTCGCCCTGCCCACTTGGAGGGGTTGGGAAGCATTGAGGGAGTTTTAAAAGCTAAGCTGGAGATATTGGAGTCCTCCAGGGGTGAGTTTTTGTCTTATAACGCCGATAACGACTTGTTGTGGAATGCCCTGGCTGACCAAGGGGGAGGAATGGGCGGTTTAGAAACGTTATCGGTAGGTGTCGTGAGGGGCGACGTAAGGATTGAACACCGTGAGGTCCTGTGGTCGCCAGAGGGCCCCAGGCTCTTTATGGTGGCTTCCCATGGTGGCGCAAGGGTAGAAATATCCTCTGGGTTATGGCTTCTCCATAATGCCTACTCTTTGGCCTTTGCTTGGATTATGGCAAGACGAAACGGGGGAGAGGTTTCTTTCCTTGAGGCAGCCCGTTGCTTGGCTCCCTTCCCTGGTAGAGGCAACGTCGTTAGGACAAGCGATGGAGGATGGATGATCGACGAATCCTATAACGCAAATCCAGCCTCCATGGGGGCTGCCATAGACAATTTGATGGAGCTGGCTCAAAAGGGAGGCCTGCGTCCCCAGGCAGTCTTAGGGGGCATGTTGGAATTAGGGATGGAATCTGACCATTGGCATGCCGTAATCGTGGATAAACTGCGGGCACTTAAGGGGATACAAAAGCTTGTCCTGGTAGGTAAGGAGTGGCCCAGGTCGGGACTCCCCGACTTTGCGGTTTTGGTGGACGGTTTGGATGACGTTCTGGAGCTTCCGCTTGACTTGGGAGAGGATACCATAACCCTGATCAAAGGATCCAGGGGCTATGGGCTTGACGGTTTTGTTAAGGTTAACTCCAAGGGGCTTTGTGATGAACGGTGA